The Acidobacteriota bacterium genome segment GTCGGGGGTCAGGAAGCTCTGCTCGAGGCCCTCGCCCCGGGGCAACCCGGCCAGCGCGGCCAGGTGATCGAGCCAGCCCTCCCGCTCCTCCGCCGTCATGCCCGCAAACCACCGGGTCACCCGGCGACGCAGCAGTCGCCGACCTTCGGCCGCTGCCGGCACCTGGCCGGGCAGCGCTTCCGGCAGGCCGGTGGCGGCCCCCGCCGGCAGGCGCGGTACCAGCCGCCAGAGTTCCGAGATCCACAGGCCGCGCCCCGAAAACAGCGGTCCGGTGGTGATGTAGAAGGTGGCCGTCAGCCCGGCCTCGGCGAGCAGGGTTGTCGCCTGGTCATGGTTGTCCCGGTAGCCGTCATCGAAGGTGATCCACACCGCCAGGGGGCCTTCGGCCCCGCCCTGCAGCCGGGCACTCATCTCTGCGGGGCCCACCACCCGGCAGTGTCGACGCAGCAGTTCCAGGTGCTCGCGGAAACGCTCCGGCGAGACGGAGAGCCCCGGGTCGAGGTAGGCGCCCACCTCTTCCGGCCGTCCCACCGAGTGGTAACGCAGAATCACGCCCCGGGCCGGACCCGCCAGGGCCCTGCGGTAGATTCGTCGCCGACGCCAGTTGACGTAGAGTGAACGCAGGATGCTCAAGGCCCTCTCCAGTCCGCCACCTTGTGCCCGGCCGCCTGCCGGGAAGGATGACGCGCCCGGTTGAGAATATATGATCCTCCAGAGAGAGGTGAGGAGGCTCCTTGGCCCAAGATCGTTCCCCGGCCCCGGACGCGGCCCGACGCCGCGCGGACACCCGGCATCTGCTGGGGGCTTCCGCCGTGGTCACCGCCCTGGGCCTGCTGACCAAGCTGGTGGGCCTCGGCACCCAGGCCCTGGTGGGGGCCCTGTTCGGGGCGACCCGGGCGATGGACGCCTACCGGGTCGTGCTCAATGTCCCCCAGCTCTTCGCCACCTGGGTCCGTCAACCCGTGCGGGCGGCGATCATTCCTCTCTTCACCCGTATCCGCCGGGAGCAGGGCGAGGCGGCTGCCTGGGAAGCGGCGAGCAACATCATCAACTGCCTGGCGGTGGGGCTGGTGCTGCTGGTGGGCTTGCTCTGGGCCGGGTCGGGGCTGGTGGCCCGGGTGATGGCCAGCGGCTTCCGCGATCCGGCGGTGTGGGCCGAGATGTCGCGGCACATCCAGCTCATCGTCGTGACGATTTTCTTCTCGGTGCTCGGAGTGGTTCTCGGCAGCCTGCACAACATCTACCGCCGCCAGCACTACCCGGCCTTCGGGCGCCTGGCCAACGGCCTGGTGGTGCTCGCCGCCCTCTGGCTGTTGGGCCGCGAGTACGGCTTTACCGGCTACATCGCCGGCATCGTCCTGGGGGCCGCCGCCAGCTTCCTGATCCAGCTCCTGCTGATGGCCCCCCATCGCCGCCACTACCGGCTGGTGCTGCGCCCGAGGGCCCCCGAGATCCGCGAGTTGCTGGCCCTGGCGCTGCCGTTGTTCATCGGCCTGACGGGCACCCGCATCGACGTCTTCCTCGACCAGAATTTCGCCTCCTGGCTGCCCGACGGACATCTGGCGGCCCTGACCTTCGCGGCGTTTCTCTCGGCGGTGGCCACCGATCTGCTGATCACCGTCTCCTCCACGGTGCTCCTGCCCCACTTCGCCGACCTGGTCAGCCAGAGACGCTTCAGCGAGTTGCGCGGCCGCCTGGCCCAGTCCATGGGAGGCTACCTGCTGCTGCTGCTGCCCGTGGCGGCCTTCCTGGTGGTAGGAGCCTTCTCGGTGGTGGAACTGGTCTACCTGCGCGGCGCCTTCACCCGGGAAAAGGCCGAGCTGACCGCCATGTTGCTGCCGATCCTGGCCTTCGGCGCGCCGGCCTTTTCCATGGGCCAGGTGCTGGCCCAGGTGCACATCAGCGGCGGTGACACGAAGACCCCGATGGCCGTGGGTTTCTGGCGGGTGGGCTTCAAGGCGCTGTTCTCGGTGATCCTGCTGGTGATTCTGCCCCTGCCGCTGAAGATCGCCGGGCTGGCCTTTGCCTCCACCGCCTCGTCGTTCTTCCGCACGGCGCTGCTGTGGATGCGCCTTCCGGCCGATCGGCGGCCCGCGGGAGGGCCCCTGGGGCGCATGATCGGGGCGCTGCTGCTCTCCTCGGCCGCCGGGGGTGGGGCCGGGTGGGTGACGCTCGGAGGGCTGGGGGGGCTGGGAGAGGGCTTCGTCTTCTCGGCTTTCAAGGTGCTGGTCGCGTCGGCGGTGACTTTCGGTGTGCATCTCGCGCTGGCCAGCCTGCTCTCGCCGCCCCTGCGGCAAACCGCCCGCCGCCTGCTGCGTCGCTGAAGCGGGCGCCTTTCCGACTGGCCCCGGTGCCCCCGGGCGGCTTATCTTTGCCAGATGCGAGGGAACGACGGTTGAACCAGGTCTCGAGTCAGGTGCCCGCCGGCTGGCGGACCGAAGCGGGTGGCGAACCGCAGATTCAGGTCGTCGCGGCCAGCGAGATCATGGTGCTCGTTCTGGCCGTCGGCTGCGTGGCCGTGGCCTATGCCTTTCCTTTCCCGGCGGTGAAGTACGGCCTGATCGCCTTCTTCGGCGTGATCACCGTGCTCCAGACCCTGCGTCGCCCGGCGGTGGGCCTGGCGCTGCTGGCCTTCGCCTCCCCGGCGATGGATTTGATTCCCCAGGATCTCTTTCCAATCCGGGGGCTGAACGCCGAGACGGCGTTCCTGCTCTTCGCCCTGTTCATCTGGGCCCGGGCCAACCAGCTCTACGGAAAACTCGAAATACGGCCCGCGCTCAGTCGTTGGCTGGCGGCCTACGCCCTGCTGATCATGATCTCGGCCGTCAGGACCTGGCTGATTTGGCAGGTCTCTCTCTTCGATGTGCTGGCCAAGGGGAAGAACCACCTGACCTACATGATCTTGCTGCCGGTGGCCTTTCACGTGCTGCGGACCCGGCGCGACCAGAAGTTGCTGCTGCTCGCCGTCAGCGCATCCATCGTGCTCAACGCCCTGTCGGCCATCGACCACTCCTTTCTCGCCTTCATCGGGGGAAACCTCGAGCGCCACCGGGCCAGCGCCCTGCTCGCCACCCAGCCCAACATCTTCGGCGGCGCGATGGCCATGTACCTGCCCGTTTTCATCGCCCTGGCCCTGCACAAGATCGGTTCTCGACTGATGAACCTGTGGTTTTTCTTCGGTGCGGGCGCGGTGGGCTTCGCCCTGCTGCTGACCTTGTCCCGTGGTGCCTGGCTCGGTGCGGCGGGAGCCTTGGCGGCCATGGCCCTGGTCAGAGATCGCAAGCTGCTGGTGCTGCTGGTGGTGGCGGCGGCGAGTTACCAGCTCTGGGTCCCCGAGCAGGCCATCGAAAGGGCCAAGAGCACGACGCAGCACGGCGGCGACCTGGTGGCCGGGGAGCAGATCGCCGACGATTCGACCCAGATGCGCATCGAGCAGTACAAGTCCCTGGGCGCGATGATGCTGCCGCGGCCGATCCTCGGTTCCGGCTACAAGTCTTTCCCGCGGATGTTCAAACTCTACGGCACCCTGGGTCGGGCCAAGGGGGCTCACTCCACGTATTGCCAGATCGGTACCGAGGAGGGAATCGTGGGGCTGGTCGTCCTGGGCATCCTCTTCGCCATGATGATGGCGCTGGGACTCAAGGGGGCCTTCCGGTTGGAGGACCCCTTGCTTTCCTGGCTGGCCCTGGGCCTGTTCGCGGGGGCCGTTTCGATGGCCCTGTGCATGGCGACGGGCGCTCGCTTCGAGGCGCAGAAGATCTTCGGCTTCTACTGGCTGCTGATGGGCATCATCGACTACGAACTGGCGAGCAGGAGGATGGCTGCCGAACCCGCCGGAGGAGGGGAGACCTAGTGCGCGTCCTCTTCCTGGGGCCGGCCAGCGCCTGTCACGTCACCCGCTGGACCGACTTCCTCCGCAGCCGGGGGCACGAGGTGCTGCTGGCCACGATGCATGCCATCCCCCCCCGGCACGCGGACGGGAGCGCCCCCCTGGCGCCGAAGCTCTCCTCCGGGCCGACCTCGATGAAGACCCTGCTGCCCGCGGTGCGGGCCGCCCGGCGCCTCGCCCGGGATTTCCGCCCCGAAGTGGTCTGCGCCTATTACATGTCCAGCTACGGCTTCGTCGGCGCCCTGGCCGGACTCAGGCCCCTGGTGGGAGCGGCGGCGGGCGGAGACGTGCTGGTGGACGACTTCGACTCGGCCCTCAAGCGCCTGCGCATTCGAGCCATGGTGGGCTTCACCCTGGCCCGCACCAGCGGGATGCTGGCCTGGGCACCCCACGTGGCGGCCCGCCTCGAAGAACTGGGCTTTCCGAGGGAGAAGATCCTGGTCCAGCCCCGCGGAGTCGACCAGCGCCTGTTCGCCTACCGCCGGCCCCGCCGCCGGCCGCCGGGCGAGCCGTTGCGCATTCTCTCGATACGCTGGCTCAAGCCCCTCTACCGGGTCGACACCCTGGTCGAGGCCCTGGTCGGTCTGGCCCGGGCGGGCGCTCGCTTCGAGGCCCGGATCGGTGGAGAGGGGAGCGAGCGCGAGCAACTCGAAACCCGGGTACGCGAGGCCGGTTTGGGCGAGCAGGTCCGCTTCCTCGGGCGCCTGGAAGCCGACGACATCCCGGCCCAGATGGCCTGGTCGGATGTCTATGTCAGTACTTCCAGTTCCGACGGCGCCTCTTCATCGCTCTTCGAAGCCCTGTCGGTGGGAACCTACCCGGTGGTCAGCGACATCATTGCCAACCGGCCTTTCATCGAGCCCGGGGTCAATGGTCGGCTTTTCCCCGTCGGCGACGTGGCGGCGCTGCGGGGCCACCTCCTGGCCCTCGAGCGGGACGACGAAAGCCGCTTGCGCGGCATCGAGGCGGCCCGCAGGCTGGTGGCCGAAAAACTCGACTACGGGCGGAACATGGAGCGGATCGAGGCCTTTCTCGCCGCCGCCGCCGGGCGGGGGGCGACAGGGGGTTCGACCCGATGAAGATCTCCACCCGTGGCCGCTACGCCCTGCGCATGATGGCCTCGATAGCCCGCGCCGGGGGCGAGCGGGTTCCGGTGACTCTCGAGGCTGTCAGCCGGGAAACCGGTATATCGAAAAAATACCTCGAGCAGATCGCCATCCCCCTCAAGCGTGCGGGTCTGCTCGTGGGCGTGCCGGGGCGGGGAGGGGGTTATCGCCTGGCCCGGCCGCCGCAGGCCATCGACCTGGCCACGGTGGTCGAGGCGGCTCTGGGGCCGATAGGCATCGTGGGCTGCGTGATGGATCCGGGGAGCTGCGACCGCGCCGGCGAGTGCGAGGCGCGCATGATCTACGCCCTGGCCACGCGGGCCATGCGGGACGTTTTCGCCGCCCACACCGTCGAGGACCTGGTGCGGCCGCGCCGCCTGCGCGAGGCCTTGCTGGCCCTGGCCGCTTCGAGCCGGGACACCCGAGTCGGCTAGCAGCCCGTTCCGGAAGCTTCTTCGCCTCCGCGGGGAGGGTGCAACTCCTGCCGCAGCCGGACGAGTTGCTGTTCGACCTGGGACCAGGCCGTGCCCCCCGCGTGACAGCGTCGTTCGGCGGCGGCGCGGGGATCGAGCCACTCGGAGAGATCGGCGCCGAGCGCGGGGTGGTATTGCCGGGCGCGGGCCGGGTCGAGGGCCGACAGGTCGGCGCCCTCCTCTTCGAGGTCCTTGACCAGGCGTGCCACGCAGCCATGGGCCTCGCGGAAGGGAACCCCCCGGGTGACCAGGTAGTCGGCCAGTTCCGTGGCCAGGCTGAAGTCTCCCGCCAGCTCTTTTTCGAAGCGTTCGGCGACGAAGCGGGAAGTGCGCCACATGCCTTCCATGATCCGCACGCACTGGCGGCTGGTGCCCAGGGCGTCGAAAAGGGCGTGGCGGTCTTCCTGCAGGTCCCGGAAGTAAGACAGCGGCAGACCGTGGGTCAGGGTGAGCAGGGCCTGCAGGTCGCCGAAGACCCTCGCCGCCTTGCCGCGGATCAGCTCGGCGGCATCCGGGTTGCGCTTTTGGGGCATGATGCTCGATCCGGTGGTGTAGGCGTCCCCCAGCCGCAGGAAGCCGAACTCCGTGCTGCTCCACAGCACCATCTCGGCCGCCATGCGGGAGAGGTGGGACATCAGCACGGCGCAGGCGGCCACGGTCTGCTGCACGTGGTCCCGGGCCGCCACCGCGTCCATGGCGTTGGGTACCGGGGCCCGGAAGCCGCCCCGTCGGGCGCTGGCCCGGCGGTCCACCCGGTGGGGTGAACCGGCCAGGGCGCCGGCCCCCAGCGGGCAGAAGTCGAGGGCTTCGAGGGCCTCCCGCAGGCGACGCCGGTCACGGGCCAGCGGCCAGGCGTGGGCCAGCAGGTGGTGGCCGAGGAGAATCGGCTGGCCCCGCTGCAGGTGGGTGTAACCCGGCATCAGCACCCGGCCCTCGTCCTCGATGCGTTCGAGCAGGGCATCGACCAGGGCCGAGACTTCGCCGTCGAGGGCGGCGAGTTCTCGCTTGAGCCACAGCCTGAGGTCCAGGGCCACCTGGTCGTTGCGGGAGCGGGCGGTGTGCAGCTTGCCCCCCAGAGGGCCGATCACTTCGGTCAGCCGCGCTTCGACCGCCATGTGAATGTCGTCGAAATCCGCGGGGGAGGGGACGAAAGCGCCGGTTTCGAGTTGCCCGGCCACCTGGTCGAGGCCCTCGAGGATCGTCTGAAGTTCGGCGTCGGTCAGCAGGCCGGCGTCGGCCAGGCCCTGCGCGTGGATCTTCGAGCCCTCGATGTCCTCGCGCCAGAAACGCAGGTCTTCGGGCAGCGAGGACGAGAAGCGCTGCATTTGGGGGTCGGTGCCGCCCTCGAAACGGCTGCGAAGATCACTCATGGTCTTTCCCTCCCACCCGAGTCGTTCAGGGGTCGGGCCCGGGCGGCCGCTGGCATGCTATCCGGCCCCTTCCGCGGGGTCAAAAAACGCCTGCCGATCCATTGCGCATCCGCTACGGGGATTACGGAATCGTGATAGGCTGCCGGTCCATCGCCATTCCGGTTCCGCGGCCCGTTCGGCCGTCGGCAAGGCGAGGCTCGCAATCTGCGGCGTCCTTTCGACTTGAGGGATCCCGCCCGGAGCGTCTGCCGCGGCTTGCCGGACTTGTCGATGCGGACATGAAGGCACAGTTTTTGCTCTAGAACCTGGCCAAAATCACTGGCAGTGACTCGTGACGAGAGGCGGCACGCGGCGGCAGACTCCCGCGGAGGACGCCCACGAGAGGAGATGTCCCGTGAGGCACCGAGTTCTGGGCCGGATGATTCCCGGTCTCGTGATCTTCTCGCTGATGGCTGCCTTCCCGGCGGCATGGGCCACCGACTACTGGGTGCGCACCGACGGCTCCGATGCCTGCAACGGTCGGGCCGACGCCCCGTCGGGAAGCGGCAGTTGTGCGTTTCGTTCCATTGCCAAGGCCAACTCGGTGGCGGGTTGCGGCGATACGATCAACATCGGTGTGGGCGCCTTCTTCGAAGATCGCATCACCGTTTCCGACGACTGCGCCACGACCGCGCCCAAGGTTTTCGCCGGTGCCGGGCTTTCGGTCAGTACATGGGTCGCCGGCGGTATCGACGTGGATGACACCGCCTGTCAGCCGGACGCGAACAATCCCAACGTCTACCGCTGTCCCAAGCCGGCGGGGACCGGGACGCAATACTCGCCCCAGTCCTGCCTGCTCCAGCGCTACACCGAGCACGTCTACTGGAAGGACGAAAACTCCACCCAGGGCGACCTGGTCGGCCCCGTCTGCCTGACCCGCAACACCAACTCCGCGGCCGACGTGGACGGCAAAGAGGGCAACTACTTCGAATCCACCTCCGAGTATTTCGTCCGCCCCTGGGATGATCACGACCCCCGTGCCGCCGGTACGGCGGGTACGGGCCTGGTAGCGGCGGTGGCCACCTGCACCAGCCAGTCCTCCATGGCCCTGCGGCTGACCGGCCGCAACATCGAGATCCGTGACCTGGAGTTGATCAGCCCGTGCTACGTGGCCATCGGCCTTTCGGGCTCCGACGGTGTGTTGCTCGAGAATCTCAACGTCTATGGCGGGACGGTCTGGGCCTACAACAACAGCTCCAACTTCACCTATCGTCGCCTCAAGGTGCGTAACGCCCTGCGTCGGCCCAACAACACCGGAACGGTGACGGGAACTTCATGGGACACGGGAAGCCAGTGCATGGCCACCCAGGGTTCGAACTTCACCATGGAGGACGTGGAGACCTACGGTTGCCGGGAGGGTTTCTCGCTCTCCGGCGGGGCCAACAACGGCACCATCGACGGGCTCTTCGTCCACGGCTCGTTCAACCACGGCATCAAGATCCAGGATCAGACCACCCACGACATCCTGATCCGCGACGCTCTGGCCTACAACAACCAGGAAGCGCTGTTCATCGAATGTCCCTACAACATCACCGTCGAGAACTCCACCTTTCCCTTTACCGCCCCCGGTGGCGGCGTGGTGATTCAGGGCAACCCGGGGGGCTGTGCGGCGGATCGCCCGAGCAACCTGGACTTCTACAACAACATCATCTTCTCGATGATCTGGCACAACTACGGTGGTGATACCTGGGCCAAGGGCGGCCACGACCTGGACTACAACACCTACATCAGTGACAACGGCCGCTCCTACGTGCAGCGCAACGTACAGGCCAATCGCTCGATGAGCCTGGCGACCTGGCAGAACTGGAGCGCCGACCCCTGCGCCGACTGCACGCGCGATCCCAACGGTCGCTCGGCGACCCGGGCGGAAGTGTTCAAGAACTGGATGGGCCAGGACGACCGCCTGAACGCGGGTTACGACTTCGATCTGCGAACCGACTCGCCGGTGGTGGGCAGCGCCTCGTCGAGCTACGGCGACGCGGTCGATATCGAGGGCGTCGGCCGTTCGACGCCCCGGGATCCCGGCGCCTACGACCACACCGACGGCGGGGGAGGGGGAGGCGGCGGCAGCCCCGCCTGCTCCGATGGCCTGGACAACGACGGTGACGGCGTCGCCGACTACCCGGCGGACTACGGCTGCTCGTCGGCCACGGACACGTCGGAGGTGTCCACCACGGCTTGCGGCGACGGGGTCGACAACGACGGCGACGGCTTGGTCGACCAGGGGGACAGCAACTGCACCTCGGCTACCGACGGCAGTGAGAGCCGCTGCGGCGACGGGGTGCGGGAGCCCGCTGCCGAGGCATGTGACGGCAGCGACCTGGGGGGGCAGACCTGCGTCTCCCGGGGCTACGACGAGGGCACCCTCGCTTGCGACGCGAGCTGCAACTACGATGAGAGCGCCTGCAACTCCCGCCCTTCCGACGTAGGCAACCTCCGACGTACCGACACCCGCTGACCGGAGCCGCGCCTGCGACCCCGCTGGAGAAGTTTTTTCAGCGGGGCGCTAGGGCCGGCGGGGCCGGCAGCGGACCACCAGGTAGCCGCCGAGGTAGCGGAAGGGGGGAAGATCCGCCAACCGTTCATAGGCGTAGGCCAGGGAGCGGAACAGCGGCCAGGCGTCGTTGCTCGAGCGGGAGCGGAAGTACTGCAGGGGGAAGAGCCAGGCGCCTGTCACCCTCTCGACTTCCAGTCCGGCGCCTTCGAGCTGGGCCTTGAGGGAGGGCCAGAAGGTCCAGCCGGTGGGCTCGTCGAAGGTCGGTTCACGGCCCATCGCCCGCAACAGGGCGCGCAGGGCGGCCTTGATCGGGATCTTCAGCGCCCGGATCATGCCGTGGGGGGAAAGCCAGTTGTACTGCACGAGGATGAACTGGCCGTCGGGGGCGAGCACGCGACAGGCTTCGGCCAGGGCCGCGTCCTGGTCGGGGATGTGCTGGATCACCCGCACGCAGGTGATGGCATCGACGCTGCCCGCCTCGAGGGGGATCTCGGTCGCCGAGGCCCAGACCAGTTCCGTCGGCACCGGCAGCGGTTCGTCCTTCATCCAGTTCCGGGCCACGCCGAGCAGCCGGCGGCTGCGGTCGAGACCGATCAGGCGCTCGGCCCGGGGCGCGAAGTGCCGCAGGAAACGGCCGTGCCCGCAGCCCAGATCGAGCAGGGCGGCGTTCTTCCCGTCGGAGAAGCAGCGGTCCAGGGCGTCGGCCTCCACGGCGGTCATGTAGGCGCCGAAACTGCCGCGGAAGGCGCGGTCGTACTCGGTACGTTCCCAGAAGCCGGCCTTGCGGCGGGCCAGGACTTCCTTCTTTTCGTGCTGTTCCGTCGCTAGAGTCACCGCTGAATCCTTTCCACCAGGCCCCGAAAATCGGTCAGCCAGACGTCCGACCGGGCGGTCAACTCGCCCAGCAGGGTGTCGTACCATGCCTTCATCTCGGGATCCTGGCTGGAGTAGCTGTTGGGGTGGAGGTTCAACGTCACCACCCGGCCCAACTCCGCGGCCCGGTCTCCCAGGCGGCGAACGTAATCCCTGGCTCCGGCCAGGTCCAGTCCGAGGCCGGTGACCGAGAAAAGCGTCGAGTCCATCACGTGCAGGGGGATCTCGAGCAGCTTCCCCCGGAGCCGTCGCGGGCCGGGCAGAGGGTGCTGGTCCGGGGCGAGGTTCCCGCGGTCCATCACCGTCGAATCGTACTCCAGCCCGGCGGCTTCCATGCCGTCGAGCACCTCCCGCCGCAGCCGCAGGTAGTGCATCCGCAGCCCCCGCACCGGCCGGCCGCCGATCGCGGCCAGCTCCCGCACCTCCCCGGCCAGGCCCTCGGCATCGGTCGACGATTGCCCGTGAAGGCCCACCTCCTGGCCGGCGGCCTGGAGCCGGGCCACGGCGGCCCGGATGGCCGGGGGCCGGTAGTTGATGCCCAGGCCGGGTCGGACGGCGATGAACCAGGTGGATCGCACCCCGGCCCGCCTTTCAGCCTCCAGCAGGGATTCCAGCACGTCCCAGGGATCGCGTCCCACCGCGGCGCGGGCGATGCCCAGCCAGGCCCCCAGCGCCCGCCGCGGCCGCCAGCGGCGGATCAGGTTCTGACGGGCGATGTTGAAGCCGTAGCGCAGCAGGAAGCCGTCGACCAGGTGTTCCCTCAGGCCCAGGTGGTCGATGTCGTGGCTCAGGCAGACCCCCCAGCGGGTGCCGGCGGGCAGATCGACGGGCAGTTCTCCGCTGGTGGGAGGTTCGGGGTAGTCGACGGTGGGGCGGGACGAGGCGTGGGGGGGCTTCACCTGCGGTATGCTCCTCGGCCGTGGACGAACTCCGGCTCTCCCGGGTCCCGGCCTTGGGATGCATATTACCCCGAGCCCGGCTGAGTTTCGGAGCGATGGTGCGAGGTGCCCTGTGGGACGACTGGTGACAGCATGGCGGTTGTGGCAATCCGGCGGGCGAGACGAACTGCGCGCAGCCTTCGAGCGCTCGCTCTTTCCGGCCCGGCTCTACCGGGTCAACGAGATGGTCATCGCCCGCCTGACCACCCCCCGACCCCTTCCGAGGCCCCTGGCCAACGTGAAGATCCGCTGGGCGACGACTGACGACGAGCCCCTGCTGCGGCGCATTCGTCCCCGCGAGGGCGGTTATCTGCGGAATTTCGAGACTTCCCTGTGCCTGCTGGGCGAGGTGGGTGGAGAGCCGGCCAGCTTCAATTTCTTCGAGCACGGCGACTGGCATGTCTCCCGCTCCAACGCCTACCGCTTCGCCCTCGGACCGGAGGCCGTGTGGGCCTGGGGCTTCGAGGTGCATCCCCGCTTTCGGATGAGCGGTGTTTTCGCCAAGCAGTGGGTGGAAGCTCTGCCCTTGCTGAGGGAGAAGGGGTTCAGGCGCATCTACGGCTCGATCCAGGCCGACAACCCTCGCTCACTCAAGTCCCACCGGAGGCTGGGATTCGAGTTCCTCTATCGTTTCCGGGTGCGGCGTCTGCTGGGTACCGTGCGCCACCAGGCGGTGCCGGAGGAGGGGCGGGAGCTGGAAGCCTCGTCGGGGTGGGGCCCCTGGGTCGGCCGCGACACATCGATCGAGGCCGACGGCTGATTTCGGCGTACTTTCCCGGGGAGGATGCGCGTGAGCCTGCGCGGGTCTTCGAGGACCTCGATGGGATCATGACCAGGCCCCTGGCAGAGCGGGTGCGAACGGCCCTGCGTTTCGTTCGGGAAGGTCGCTTCCAGGCCCTGAGGGCCACCGTGGAGCGGGGTTTCTTCCCGGCGCCGCTGTTTCGCCGCAATCGGCTGATCATCGCCTCCCTGGGGGCGTGTTCCGCCCCGGCGGGGGGCGAGGGCGGCGACTTCGATCTGGTCTGGGCGGGGCGGCGGGAGATGGCCGCGCTGTGTGCGGTCCGGCCGCGTCCGCGTGATTTCGAGCGCTTCTTCGATGCGGGCTGCCTGGCGCTGCTGGGCCTGCGGGACGGGGTGCCCTGCTCACTGAGCTGGATCGAACTGGATCCGGTGCACGACTCGAGGCCCAACGCCTATCGCTTTCCGCTGCATGCCTCGGCCGCCTGGGGGTTCGGCTACTGCTCCACGGAGGGTCTGGCCGACCAGCAGACCTTCCACCAGCACTGGCATCGCAAGCTGGCGGTGCTGGAGCAGGTGGGTATCGACGAGGTCTACGTGGCGGTCCAGTCCGACGATGTCCTGGAACGGGCCGTCCACCGCCGGGCCGGATTCACCATGGTCTTCGAGCTGGATGTGCTGCGCTTTTGCGGGGCGACGGTGCACCGGGTCGGTCGCCTGGCCGACGATCACGCCGGTCCCCGCCGCCGCCTGGGCCTCGGCCGCTGGAGCCCGGCCACCGGCAGCGTCGCCCCTTTCCGCCCCCGGCAGTAGTCACGCCGTGAGCGCCCGCGGCGGGGAGGGCGTCCTGCCGGCCGGGCTCACGGATGAGCGGTCAGGGGCATGTGGCGCATGTGCTCGGTGGTGCGGTGCTTGCTCATCAGGTCGCGGTAGGCCCGCCGGACCTGCTCTTCGCCCAGGCCCAACGCCGCGGCCACTTCGCCTTCGGGCACCTTGTTCTCCCAGCCGTAGAGCAGCAGGTCGAGCTGCTGGAAGGGCAGGGAGAAGAAGAACTCTTCCTGGGTCTGCTCCGCGGAGTAGGTGTCTGAAGTCGGCGGCCGGGAGGTGATGCCTTCGGGCACGCCCAGGTAGTCGGCAAGGGCGTAGACCTGGCTCTTGTACAGGTGCTGGATCGGCTTGAGATCCACGGCGATGTCACCGTGCTTGACGATGAAGCCCACCGCCCATTCGTTGCGGTTGCAGGTGCCGATCACCGCGTAGTTCAGGCTCTCGCCGTGGTAGTAGAGCATCGCCGTGCGGGCCCGCTGCTTGAAGTTGGTCGCCGCCACGATCTGGTTGAGCTGGCGGGGGCCCAGGCGTTCGGTGCGGGTGGTGCCGTCGGCGAACTCCACGGTGAGCAGGAAGTAGTTCAGCCGGTCCTGATCGAGGATGCCCTCGGCCAGGTGGATCTTGAAACGGTCCCTGTCCGGGTCGAATTCCGGGAAGTGGTGCCGCACCGCCTCGGTCTGGCGCCGGTAGCAGCCCAGGCCCTCGAGGCCCGGCGTGACGTCTTCCATCAGCAGTTCGACGCCCAGCTTGTCGCCCAGTTCCCGGGCCAGGTCCACGCTCTCCGGGCTCGAGTGGCGGTCAGGCATCATGATGCCTACCACCCGCTCGGGTCCGAGGGCCTTGACGGCCAGGCAGAGCACCACGGCGGAGTCCACTCCCCCGGAAACGCCCACCACGCCGCCTTGGCGGCGCAAGTCCCGGCGCACCTGGCGGCGCAGCACCTCCGCCAGGCGCTCGCTCTCGGCGGCCGGGTCGATCCTGATCACATCAGCACTCAGGGGCATCACTTTTCTCCGTCTCGGAAGCCGCGGGGCTCCCGCTGTCGATCGTGGCGCGCTCCCGCTGGCGGAGCACCTGTTTCATGATCTTGCCTGACTCGTTCTTGGGCAAGCCGTCGAGGACTTCGAAGCTCGCGGGTTTCTTGTAGGGCGGCAGGCGCTTGCCGACGAATTCCAGGAGTCCGTCCAGCTCGGCCTTCGAGCCCTCGCGAAA includes the following:
- the argH gene encoding argininosuccinate lyase codes for the protein MSDLRSRFEGGTDPQMQRFSSSLPEDLRFWREDIEGSKIHAQGLADAGLLTDAELQTILEGLDQVAGQLETGAFVPSPADFDDIHMAVEARLTEVIGPLGGKLHTARSRNDQVALDLRLWLKRELAALDGEVSALVDALLERIEDEGRVLMPGYTHLQRGQPILLGHHLLAHAWPLARDRRRLREALEALDFCPLGAGALAGSPHRVDRRASARRGGFRAPVPNAMDAVAARDHVQQTVAACAVLMSHLSRMAAEMVLWSSTEFGFLRLGDAYTTGSSIMPQKRNPDAAELIRGKAARVFGDLQALLTLTHGLPLSYFRDLQEDRHALFDALGTSRQCVRIMEGMWRTSRFVAERFEKELAGDFSLATELADYLVTRGVPFREAHGCVARLVKDLEEEGADLSALDPARARQYHPALGADLSEWLDPRAAAERRCHAGGTAWSQVEQQLVRLRQELHPPRGGEEASGTGC
- a CDS encoding class I SAM-dependent methyltransferase → MTLATEQHEKKEVLARRKAGFWERTEYDRAFRGSFGAYMTAVEADALDRCFSDGKNAALLDLGCGHGRFLRHFAPRAERLIGLDRSRRLLGVARNWMKDEPLPVPTELVWASATEIPLEAGSVDAITCVRVIQHIPDQDAALAEACRVLAPDGQFILVQYNWLSPHGMIRALKIPIKAALRALLRAMGREPTFDEPTGWTFWPSLKAQLEGAGLEVERVTGAWLFPLQYFRSRSSNDAWPLFRSLAYAYERLADLPPFRYLGGYLVVRCRPRRP
- the nadE gene encoding NAD(+) synthase gives rise to the protein MPLSADVIRIDPAAESERLAEVLRRQVRRDLRRQGGVVGVSGGVDSAVVLCLAVKALGPERVVGIMMPDRHSSPESVDLARELGDKLGVELLMEDVTPGLEGLGCYRRQTEAVRHHFPEFDPDRDRFKIHLAEGILDQDRLNYFLLTVEFADGTTRTERLGPRQLNQIVAATNFKQRARTAMLYYHGESLNYAVIGTCNRNEWAVGFIVKHGDIAVDLKPIQHLYKSQVYALADYLGVPEGITSRPPTSDTYSAEQTQEEFFFSLPFQQLDLLLYGWENKVPEGEVAAALGLGEEQVRRAYRDLMSKHRTTEHMRHMPLTAHP
- a CDS encoding right-handed parallel beta-helix repeat-containing protein, which encodes MRHRVLGRMIPGLVIFSLMAAFPAAWATDYWVRTDGSDACNGRADAPSGSGSCAFRSIAKANSVAGCGDTINIGVGAFFEDRITVSDDCATTAPKVFAGAGLSVSTWVAGGIDVDDTACQPDANNPNVYRCPKPAGTGTQYSPQSCLLQRYTEHVYWKDENSTQGDLVGPVCLTRNTNSAADVDGKEGNYFESTSEYFVRPWDDHDPRAAGTAGTGLVAAVATCTSQSSMALRLTGRNIEIRDLELISPCYVAIGLSGSDGVLLENLNVYGGTVWAYNNSSNFTYRRLKVRNALRRPNNTGTVTGTSWDTGSQCMATQGSNFTMEDVETYGCREGFSLSGGANNGTIDGLFVHGSFNHGIKIQDQTTHDILIRDALAYNNQEALFIECPYNITVENSTFPFTAPGGGVVIQGNPGGCAADRPSNLDFYNNIIFSMIWHNYGGDTWAKGGHDLDYNTYISDNGRSYVQRNVQANRSMSLATWQNWSADPCADCTRDPNGRSATRAEVFKNWMGQDDRLNAGYDFDLRTDSPVVGSASSSYGDAVDIEGVGRSTPRDPGAYDHTDGGGGGGGGSPACSDGLDNDGDGVADYPADYGCSSATDTSEVSTTACGDGVDNDGDGLVDQGDSNCTSATDGSESRCGDGVREPAAEACDGSDLGGQTCVSRGYDEGTLACDASCNYDESACNSRPSDVGNLRRTDTR